From Paenibacillus sp. V4I7, one genomic window encodes:
- a CDS encoding IS110 family transposase encodes MKFKQRYAENQRIERITTQHLVIGIDIAKETHVARAVNFRGIEIGRYISFRNSDDGFTKLLHWYQKLQESHGYTSVLIGLEPTGHYWFNLADWLTARQIELVLVNPLTTKRNKENRDNSQSKNDVKDALVIADAVCRGFYSLYAPNEAIYQRLRTIMNNRESWSKDLAHIKNRIFRWIDINFPEYGKIFKDWTIPRSIATLKSFPLPIDLKALSAEEIITGWRKHMKRAGGSSSLQKAALLLAVSRRSIGRTTCEQEERQNLKYLLEDYEKLAARLKEIEQEILKLLDMIPDITTPLRSIKGLSTLFIAAILAGTGDLRNYTHGNQILSHAGLNLAEDSSGKHKGKIVISKRGRRQLRKYLYLAVVHLVTNNPAFRSWHDHNVQVKKMKKNRSIFKLIGKLARILIGISRSKDHFDPTIAMPLQEAA; translated from the coding sequence ATGAAGTTTAAACAACGTTACGCGGAAAATCAACGTATTGAGAGAATTACAACTCAGCATCTTGTAATCGGCATCGATATTGCTAAGGAAACACACGTTGCACGTGCGGTCAATTTTCGTGGAATCGAGATTGGACGATACATTTCCTTTAGAAATTCCGATGACGGCTTTACGAAACTGCTACATTGGTATCAGAAACTCCAAGAAAGTCACGGTTACACTTCCGTGCTTATTGGACTTGAACCAACAGGTCACTATTGGTTTAACTTAGCGGATTGGCTGACTGCCAGGCAAATCGAACTGGTGCTGGTGAACCCGCTAACAACGAAGCGAAACAAGGAAAATCGAGATAATTCCCAGTCCAAAAATGATGTGAAAGACGCTCTGGTGATCGCAGATGCCGTATGTCGCGGATTTTACTCTCTCTACGCCCCAAATGAAGCGATATATCAGCGTTTACGCACAATCATGAACAATCGGGAGTCCTGGTCGAAGGACCTTGCCCACATAAAAAATCGAATCTTTCGCTGGATAGACATCAACTTCCCTGAATATGGAAAAATATTTAAGGATTGGACAATTCCGCGTTCGATTGCAACACTCAAGTCTTTTCCCTTACCGATAGATCTCAAGGCTCTATCCGCTGAGGAGATCATTACAGGTTGGCGGAAGCATATGAAACGTGCCGGCGGTTCCAGCAGTCTACAGAAAGCGGCTCTACTTCTTGCTGTATCCCGTCGTTCCATTGGACGTACCACTTGCGAGCAGGAAGAAAGGCAAAACCTGAAGTACCTCCTTGAAGATTACGAGAAGCTTGCAGCAAGGCTGAAAGAGATTGAGCAGGAGATCCTGAAGTTGCTGGATATGATTCCCGACATCACTACTCCTCTACGCTCCATTAAAGGGCTCAGTACGCTCTTCATCGCCGCCATTTTGGCCGGAACCGGAGACCTACGTAACTATACACACGGCAACCAAATACTTTCTCATGCCGGTCTAAATCTTGCAGAGGACAGCTCTGGTAAGCATAAGGGTAAAATCGTTATCTCCAAACGAGGAAGGCGTCAGTTACGCAAGTACCTGTATCTCGCCGTAGTGCATCTAGTTACGAACAATCCGGCTTTCCGGTCATGGCATGACCACAACGTTCAAGTGAAGAAAATGAAGAAGAACCGCTCCATTTTT
- a CDS encoding transposase, whose protein sequence is MKFKQNDGQNQRIERISTSHLVIGIDMAKEIHVAQATNFRGIVLAKRHLSFTNDLEGFERLQRWMAELQQKHQLKTLIIGMEPTGHYWFNLANWLSDKEINVVMVNPATTKRNKENRDNCPSKSDPKDALVIADVVCRGYYYEYTRQATVFQRLRTIMSDREFWVTNSVRMQNRIIRDC, encoded by the coding sequence ATGAAGTTTAAACAAAACGATGGACAAAATCAACGTATTGAACGAATTTCCACCTCTCACCTTGTAATTGGCATCGACATGGCGAAGGAAATTCATGTAGCGCAAGCCACTAACTTTCGGGGTATCGTTCTTGCCAAGCGACATCTATCATTTACAAACGACTTAGAAGGATTCGAAAGATTACAACGTTGGATGGCTGAATTACAACAGAAGCACCAATTGAAGACCCTAATCATCGGTATGGAGCCAACCGGACACTACTGGTTTAACCTGGCCAATTGGCTTTCAGACAAGGAAATAAATGTTGTCATGGTGAATCCTGCAACCACTAAACGAAACAAGGAGAACCGGGATAATTGTCCTTCCAAGAGTGATCCTAAGGATGCACTTGTCATCGCAGACGTTGTCTGTCGAGGCTATTACTATGAATACACAAGACAGGCTACCGTCTTTCAAAGGTTGCGGACGATAATGAGTGACCGGGAATTTTGGGTGACAAATAGTGTCCGGATGCAGAACCGGATCATCCGTGATTGCTAG
- a CDS encoding IS110 family transposase has protein sequence MENITANHLVIGVDIAQETHVARAVNFRGIALGNPLEFSNDESGFTSFSRWISDLLASYKLVEVIVGMEPTGHYWFSLAHWLKEKAIEAVLVNPHLVKKNKENRDNTPSKSDKKDALVIADMMKNGYYSPVRFHSTEYEELRVLMANRETVIKRLVSAVNQIHRWVDIVFPELRQVFKILTCKGALATLRLFPLPEDLCKLNTADVIAGWKNSMKRHSGVRRAQSLIDLGKRTVGSKQATHAYKLHLEHLLEEYDLANKQLQKIEDEVKSVLERIPYTGKILAITGISAIALASVLGESGDLSGYAHGNSLSRHAGLNLAEASSGKWKGQMELSKRGRPRLRHFLYLITMCMVMTNPEFKSIHQQNVEVKKLKKMKSIMKLIGKLARLLVGLTRSNEVYNPNKVFTLAA, from the coding sequence ATTGAAAACATTACTGCTAATCACCTTGTTATTGGTGTAGATATCGCTCAGGAGACTCATGTTGCCAGAGCTGTTAACTTCCGCGGTATTGCTCTTGGTAATCCATTGGAATTTAGTAATGATGAGTCGGGTTTCACATCTTTCTCTCGCTGGATTAGTGACTTGTTAGCCTCGTACAAGTTAGTTGAGGTAATCGTCGGTATGGAGCCCACAGGACACTACTGGTTCAGCCTCGCCCATTGGCTGAAGGAAAAAGCAATTGAAGCAGTACTCGTTAACCCTCACTTAGTTAAAAAGAACAAGGAAAACCGCGACAATACACCATCTAAAAGTGACAAAAAGGATGCGCTCGTTATCGCAGATATGATGAAAAACGGCTACTATTCCCCTGTCCGCTTCCATTCCACAGAATACGAAGAACTGCGGGTCCTAATGGCAAATCGAGAAACCGTCATTAAACGGCTTGTAAGTGCAGTGAATCAGATCCATCGTTGGGTCGACATTGTGTTTCCTGAACTAAGGCAAGTCTTTAAGATCTTAACTTGTAAGGGTGCTTTGGCAACTCTTCGACTGTTTCCTCTCCCCGAGGATTTATGTAAGCTAAATACGGCTGATGTTATTGCAGGATGGAAGAATTCCATGAAACGGCACTCAGGTGTACGTAGAGCTCAGTCGCTCATCGATCTTGGCAAGCGAACTGTTGGTTCCAAACAAGCAACACACGCTTACAAACTCCACCTTGAACATCTTCTTGAGGAATACGACTTAGCGAATAAACAGCTTCAGAAGATTGAAGATGAGGTCAAAAGCGTTCTCGAACGGATCCCCTATACAGGCAAAATCCTTGCCATTACTGGCATAAGTGCTATTGCTTTAGCAAGCGTTCTAGGAGAGTCAGGTGACCTTAGCGGGTATGCTCACGGGAATTCTCTATCGCGTCACGCAGGTTTAAATTTAGCTGAAGCGAGCTCTGGAAAATGGAAGGGTCAAATGGAACTAAGTAAACGGGGCCGCCCACGTCTTAGGCACTTCCTCTATTTAATCACGATGTGTATGGTTATGACGAACCCTGAGTTTAAGTCGATACATCAACAAAATGTCGAGGTTAAGAAACTTAAAAAAATGAAGTCTATTATGAAGCTAATCGGCAAGCTGGCCCGCCTTTTAGTCGGTTTGACTCGCAGCAACGAAGTCTACAACCCCAATAAAGTCTTTACTTTAGCCGCTTAA
- a CDS encoding sensor histidine kinase — translation MGLRLPHISWNSIRFKLVAGLLFVIVPLITLLIYNNFYSIHVVHNQVASSIKNLITLYQGQIDTQLKDADRNLISMVTSDYSVRSMNTPNSEDEYQLAKHSVSDKLTNDIVLYKSVDAFFVYSQSRKDLLDVFKASVSFPERDQVEQYLQRLLSERTNLAEFRGSGWFVKKIGQDYYMLRVIQSGDLYIGAWVNARTLLIPLNLIDLGSEGSALFVTNQGELMVSTNPIPVENIDFTKSFQQFYMSGSKNNLLIVGEPSQKGDFSLVAVIPDKQILQNLPILTRVIEMISLASIVLLPISLFFLHHILLVPLKRMIAVMRRINDGYVNVRIESYPASDEFLLVNQTFNRMMSQIEQLKINVYEEQLSKHKAELQHLQLQINPHFFMNSLNILFNLAQVKNYELIQEMTLCLVQYFRFMFRSNLTFVTLREELQHVRNYIRIQELRFPNSLTCTIDSPDFLENIPIPPLVIQTFLENSIKHSVTLEEPVHISVAIDLMENGLEPYIEIIIRDTGKGFSEDVLAEIRSGNRVVDEQGEHIGIWNVRKRLQLLYGEHADISCYNGFPSGAVIEIKLPYQSER, via the coding sequence ATGGGACTGCGGCTTCCGCATATATCATGGAATTCCATTCGGTTCAAGCTGGTAGCCGGGCTGCTCTTTGTGATAGTTCCTCTCATTACGCTGCTGATCTACAATAATTTCTACAGCATTCATGTCGTACACAATCAGGTGGCGTCGTCAATTAAAAATTTAATCACTTTGTATCAGGGGCAAATCGATACCCAACTGAAGGATGCGGATCGCAATTTGATCAGCATGGTGACTTCCGATTATAGTGTCCGTTCCATGAATACTCCTAATTCGGAGGACGAATATCAGCTGGCCAAACATAGCGTTTCGGATAAACTAACTAACGATATTGTTCTTTATAAATCGGTCGATGCTTTTTTTGTGTATTCACAGTCAAGGAAGGATTTGTTAGACGTTTTTAAAGCATCGGTTTCATTTCCAGAGAGGGATCAGGTTGAGCAATATTTACAGCGTTTGCTGAGCGAACGTACTAATCTCGCGGAGTTCCGCGGTAGCGGCTGGTTCGTTAAAAAAATCGGACAAGACTATTACATGCTGCGCGTCATTCAATCGGGTGATCTCTATATTGGTGCCTGGGTGAACGCTAGAACGCTTCTCATCCCATTGAATTTGATTGATTTGGGCAGCGAAGGGAGCGCACTATTCGTAACAAATCAAGGGGAGCTGATGGTCAGTACCAATCCAATACCGGTTGAAAACATTGATTTTACGAAGAGCTTTCAGCAGTTTTATATGTCGGGAAGCAAGAATAACTTGCTAATTGTCGGGGAGCCATCTCAGAAAGGCGACTTTAGCCTGGTTGCAGTTATTCCGGACAAACAAATTTTGCAAAATTTGCCAATTCTGACACGTGTCATAGAAATGATTTCACTTGCCTCCATTGTACTTTTACCGATAAGTCTATTTTTTCTCCACCACATTCTACTCGTACCGCTTAAACGGATGATTGCAGTTATGAGAAGGATCAATGATGGATACGTTAACGTTCGAATCGAGTCATATCCGGCTTCTGATGAGTTTCTATTGGTCAACCAAACCTTTAACCGAATGATGTCGCAAATTGAACAATTGAAAATCAATGTATACGAAGAACAGCTTAGCAAGCACAAAGCGGAGCTTCAGCACTTGCAGTTGCAGATTAACCCGCATTTTTTCATGAATTCTTTGAACATCCTGTTTAATCTGGCTCAAGTGAAAAACTACGAATTAATTCAGGAAATGACGTTATGTCTTGTCCAGTATTTCAGATTCATGTTTCGAAGTAATTTGACGTTCGTTACGTTGCGGGAAGAATTGCAGCATGTCCGAAACTATATCCGGATTCAGGAGCTCCGGTTTCCAAACAGCTTAACTTGTACGATCGATTCACCCGATTTCCTGGAAAATATTCCGATCCCCCCCTTGGTGATTCAAACCTTTTTGGAAAATTCAATCAAGCATAGTGTCACGCTGGAAGAACCCGTGCATATTTCGGTTGCTATCGATTTGATGGAAAACGGATTGGAACCTTATATCGAAATCATCATTCGCGATACTGGCAAAGGATTTTCGGAGGATGTATTAGCTGAGATTCGTTCCGGAAACCGAGTGGTCGACGAACAAGGCGAGCATATTGGTATTTGGAACGTACGTAAGCGATTGCAACTGTTATATGGGGAGCATGCGGACATTTCCTGTTACAATGGTTTCCCTAGCGGCGCTGTTATAGAAATCAAACTTCCATATCAATCGGAAAGATAG
- a CDS encoding response regulator encodes MLQLLIVDDEIHAVEGIRSGVDWKKLGITAVFSAFTVKQAKELFENERIDIMLCDIEMPQATGLELAEWVRERYSSTATIFLTCHSDFKYAQQALQLGSLDYILKPIPFSELEKTILKAIEKINKESELAQFSQYGQFWFQHQPMLIERFWLDIINQTIPPRAESVSRAAAERNIPYADKMTFVPVLISVQRWHKQLTLRDEKIMEYALKNSAEEIILGSSQNGQLITLSSGRLLAVLSTESYSEIESSLRQSCERYIDACRQYFYCDLSCYIGEKVHGHEMVETVTRLRDYENNNVAYNNKVFLLTRFQKQPMIKQLPDMSTWSIMLKEGGYAKVLEEATSFLDLLLRQDGLDAKLLRQFYQDFQQMMYYMLQTKGIQAHQLFSDTISLEFSANATRSVTDLIAWMNYVVNKAMEYANTVEQSFSVVQRVISYIKQHIAEDLAREEIASHVFLNPDYLTRIFKKETGMAVSDYLFQERLKLAKELLTKTDMPISAVASHIGYANFSHFSRMFKKHTDLNPVEYRQVHQQVQSER; translated from the coding sequence ATGCTTCAATTATTGATTGTAGATGATGAAATTCATGCTGTAGAAGGAATCCGGTCGGGAGTCGATTGGAAGAAGCTTGGTATAACCGCTGTATTCTCGGCTTTTACCGTAAAACAAGCCAAAGAGCTGTTCGAAAATGAGCGAATAGATATTATGCTGTGTGATATCGAGATGCCACAAGCTACGGGACTGGAGCTGGCGGAATGGGTTAGGGAGCGATATTCGAGCACGGCGACGATATTCTTAACCTGTCATTCCGATTTCAAATACGCCCAGCAAGCTCTCCAGTTGGGCAGTTTGGACTATATTCTTAAGCCAATTCCATTCAGCGAGCTGGAAAAAACGATCCTAAAAGCGATCGAGAAAATCAATAAAGAATCGGAATTAGCCCAATTCAGCCAATACGGCCAGTTCTGGTTCCAGCATCAACCGATGCTCATTGAGCGATTCTGGCTGGATATCATCAATCAGACGATTCCTCCCAGAGCGGAGTCAGTGAGTCGAGCCGCGGCAGAACGCAACATTCCTTATGCCGATAAAATGACATTTGTTCCGGTACTCATTAGCGTTCAGAGATGGCACAAGCAACTGACGCTGCGCGATGAGAAGATCATGGAATATGCACTAAAAAATTCGGCTGAGGAAATCATACTGGGCAGCAGTCAGAACGGACAATTGATCACGCTGAGCAGCGGAAGATTGCTTGCTGTCTTGTCTACCGAAAGTTATTCCGAAATCGAATCGTCGTTGAGGCAATCGTGCGAACGTTACATTGATGCCTGCAGGCAGTATTTTTATTGCGATCTTTCCTGTTATATCGGAGAAAAAGTACACGGTCACGAGATGGTCGAGACGGTAACCCGGCTTCGTGATTATGAGAATAACAATGTGGCTTACAACAATAAGGTTTTCCTGCTTACCAGGTTTCAGAAACAACCTATGATTAAACAGCTCCCCGACATGAGCACGTGGTCGATTATGCTGAAGGAGGGGGGATACGCGAAAGTATTAGAGGAAGCAACCTCTTTTTTGGACCTGCTGCTGAGGCAGGATGGTTTGGATGCGAAACTGCTTCGACAGTTTTATCAGGATTTTCAACAAATGATGTACTATATGCTCCAGACGAAAGGAATTCAAGCTCATCAATTGTTTAGCGATACCATCTCGCTGGAGTTTTCTGCAAACGCGACCCGCTCTGTAACCGATCTCATCGCATGGATGAATTACGTGGTAAACAAAGCGATGGAGTATGCGAATACAGTTGAACAATCCTTCAGTGTTGTCCAAAGAGTTATCAGTTACATTAAGCAGCATATCGCAGAAGACTTAGCGAGGGAAGAAATTGCGAGTCACGTGTTTTTGAATCCGGACTATTTGACCCGGATCTTTAAAAAGGAAACCGGGATGGCCGTTTCAGATTATCTGTTTCAAGAACGTCTTAAGCTTGCAAAGGAACTGCTCACGAAAACCGATATGCCGATCAGCGCTGTGGCATCGCATATTGGGTATGCGAATTTCTCCCATTTCTCCCGGATGTTCAAGAAGCATACTGATCTGAATCCAGTCGAATACCGACAGGTTCACCAACAAGTCCAGAGTGAAAGGTAG
- a CDS encoding ABC transporter substrate-binding protein, producing MKKRFMSASALIIGSMLFLSACGGSSGGAAPAGDKEVKPEEKPTELNVAFPIFGAVPKELSIVEDSINQIAQKKINATVKLTPISFGSWEQQMNLMLSSNEKLDLMFVGGNGYSSYVAKGQIVALNKLLEQHGKDIAKAMDPAYLNAAKIAGSVYAIPTVRDFAAYNGLTMRKDLVDKYHIDVNKIRTLDDVELVLKTIKDKEPNVTPLIPGNIGRTMLDSYRTFDMLGDSLGVLPNFDNNLKVVNLYETQEYAEFIKKMRGWYTSGLILKDAATNKTSQFDLLKSNRGFAYFSNMKPGFEQQETKSSGIPVVTANLLQPVSTTTNVTGVMWGIPINSKTPEKAMDFLNLMYSDKDIVNLFDWGVEGKHYVKSDNVIDFPQGVDSKTSGYNLNMGYMFGNQFLSYVFKGDDPKIWEKMDQFNKSALKSKALGFTFDANAVKAEYAAVTNVVTQYKLPLETGSVDPEKVLPEFISKLKSAGIDKIIAEKQKQLDEWAKSSK from the coding sequence ATGAAGAAAAGATTCATGTCGGCAAGCGCACTCATCATCGGGTCTATGCTCTTTCTATCCGCGTGCGGCGGCAGTAGCGGAGGAGCGGCACCGGCCGGGGATAAAGAGGTTAAGCCAGAGGAAAAACCGACGGAACTGAATGTCGCCTTCCCGATTTTTGGTGCAGTGCCTAAGGAGTTGTCCATTGTTGAGGATTCCATTAATCAAATCGCACAGAAGAAAATCAATGCTACGGTGAAATTGACACCGATCAGCTTCGGAAGCTGGGAGCAGCAAATGAACCTGATGCTAAGCAGCAACGAAAAGCTGGATTTAATGTTTGTAGGAGGCAACGGCTACAGCAGCTATGTCGCGAAAGGTCAAATTGTTGCGCTTAACAAACTGCTTGAACAGCATGGCAAAGACATAGCAAAAGCGATGGATCCGGCTTATCTGAATGCAGCCAAAATTGCCGGATCGGTCTACGCGATTCCAACCGTCCGCGACTTTGCTGCCTATAATGGTCTGACAATGCGGAAGGATTTAGTTGACAAATATCACATCGATGTCAACAAAATCCGTACATTGGATGATGTAGAATTGGTATTGAAAACGATTAAGGACAAAGAACCGAATGTGACACCGTTGATACCAGGCAATATCGGCAGAACGATGCTCGATTCGTACCGTACGTTTGACATGCTCGGGGATTCGCTCGGCGTTTTGCCGAATTTCGACAATAACCTGAAAGTGGTCAATTTGTACGAAACCCAGGAGTATGCCGAGTTCATTAAGAAGATGAGGGGCTGGTACACGTCTGGCTTGATTCTGAAAGATGCGGCAACGAACAAAACTTCCCAGTTCGATTTACTCAAGTCGAATCGAGGATTCGCTTACTTCTCAAATATGAAGCCAGGGTTTGAGCAGCAGGAAACGAAGAGCAGTGGCATTCCGGTGGTCACAGCAAACTTGCTTCAGCCTGTTTCTACAACAACGAACGTCACAGGTGTCATGTGGGGAATTCCGATTAATTCCAAGACGCCGGAAAAAGCCATGGATTTCCTGAACCTAATGTATTCAGACAAGGATATCGTCAACCTGTTCGATTGGGGTGTGGAAGGCAAACACTATGTGAAATCGGACAATGTCATCGACTTTCCTCAAGGCGTTGACTCCAAAACTTCGGGCTACAACTTGAATATGGGGTATATGTTCGGCAATCAGTTTCTCTCTTATGTATTTAAAGGCGACGATCCGAAAATATGGGAGAAAATGGACCAATTCAACAAATCGGCGTTGAAATCTAAGGCACTCGGCTTTACGTTCGACGCAAATGCGGTCAAGGCGGAATATGCCGCGGTGACCAACGTGGTTACACAGTACAAGCTTCCGCTTGAGACGGGGAGTGTCGATCCGGAGAAGGTCTTGCCGGAGTTTATCTCCAAGCTGAAATCCGCCGGAATTGATAAAATTATCGCTGAGAAGCAAAAGCAGCTCGACGAGTGGGCGAAAAGCAGTAAATAA
- a CDS encoding glycoside hydrolase family 2 protein, producing MMLNIMPLNDQWTFTKNNNPSYVLESIQDGQFVTLPHSWNDTDGQGGSEQYYRGQCWYQRILNISQEDLTKRIYLEIGAAGNMGHVYVNGSSVGDSRCGYAMFRVPLTPYLKEGENLIAIMVDNSYDNTVFPLMADFTFYGGLYREVKLLVMDDIHFDVMDNGRDGVYLTQRKIAPETFELAVHGQIVNESSVSKEVILQIQLKDEVGKTVMEESSELALGNEANFRIRSEIANPILWDGVDQPYLYTVEVSVVIEGQVCDLRLVAIGFRTVEATTEQGLLLNGKPVKINGVCRHQDFAGVGNAITKKHMDEDMALIREIGANSLRLAHYQHDDYFYSLCDRYGLLVWAEIPFISIPSTKDPENHNAEEQLEKLIKQAYNHCSIYCWGIQNEITIAVETEQTYKTIRKLEALAKQCDPSRLTVQANINGVENESIINSFTDLIGYNLYYGWYYGEIKDLQVRLDEFHQAQPKIPVFVSEYGVDTNTKYHSYTPQVQDYTEEYQLLFHHNALETFDKRVFVLGGYVWNMFDFGSANRNEGGETGKNLKGLVTIDRKIKKDAFYLYKAFWSKAPFVHLAGRRFVNRHQKLNDIVILSNVSHVKVYLNQTLLTEINSGEPMKIVKDVSFIEGENCVRVEGTDEHGVIHTDEIVLRYAAEIDQSYIHVKPEKAKNVVNWFEKFDLSNAEPIELRDGYYSTFDTIEDFYANEEAKAVYLKYFGDMTNNPFFEVMRGVMSIQKMSQLVQFNIVPELLVVINKELNVIKK from the coding sequence ATGATGCTAAATATCATGCCATTAAACGATCAATGGACATTCACGAAAAATAATAATCCCTCCTACGTACTTGAGTCCATCCAAGACGGCCAGTTTGTCACACTGCCTCATTCCTGGAACGATACCGACGGTCAAGGCGGTAGTGAACAGTACTACCGGGGGCAATGCTGGTATCAGCGGATTTTGAACATTTCCCAAGAGGATTTGACAAAACGCATCTACCTGGAAATCGGCGCTGCCGGGAATATGGGTCATGTTTATGTCAATGGCAGCTCGGTCGGGGACAGCCGGTGCGGATATGCCATGTTTAGAGTCCCTTTAACCCCCTACTTGAAGGAGGGGGAAAATCTTATCGCCATTATGGTTGACAACAGCTACGACAACACAGTGTTCCCCCTAATGGCCGACTTCACCTTTTATGGCGGATTGTACAGGGAAGTGAAACTTCTTGTTATGGACGATATCCACTTTGACGTCATGGACAATGGACGGGATGGTGTCTACTTGACGCAACGGAAAATCGCACCAGAAACGTTTGAATTAGCCGTCCATGGTCAAATCGTGAATGAATCTTCTGTCTCCAAAGAGGTAATTCTTCAAATACAGCTCAAGGATGAAGTAGGAAAAACAGTCATGGAGGAAAGTTCAGAACTTGCTCTTGGAAATGAAGCAAATTTCAGGATAAGAAGTGAAATCGCAAATCCGATTCTTTGGGACGGCGTAGATCAACCCTATCTGTATACGGTAGAGGTATCCGTCGTCATCGAGGGACAGGTCTGCGATTTGCGGCTTGTCGCGATCGGCTTTAGAACGGTTGAAGCGACAACGGAGCAAGGCTTGCTCTTGAATGGCAAACCAGTCAAGATCAACGGCGTATGCCGACATCAGGACTTCGCTGGTGTGGGCAATGCCATTACGAAAAAGCATATGGATGAAGATATGGCCTTGATCCGGGAAATCGGAGCGAACAGCCTTCGTCTTGCCCATTACCAGCATGATGACTATTTTTACAGCTTATGCGACCGTTACGGACTGTTGGTATGGGCCGAAATTCCATTTATCAGCATTCCTTCCACCAAGGACCCGGAAAATCATAATGCGGAAGAACAGCTGGAAAAGCTTATTAAGCAGGCCTATAATCATTGTTCTATCTATTGTTGGGGTATCCAAAATGAGATTACAATTGCCGTAGAGACGGAGCAAACTTATAAGACTATCAGAAAACTGGAGGCTCTGGCCAAACAGTGTGACCCTAGTCGCTTAACAGTTCAAGCTAATATTAACGGTGTCGAGAATGAAAGTATTATAAATAGCTTTACTGACCTGATCGGATACAATTTATACTACGGCTGGTATTATGGTGAAATCAAAGACTTGCAAGTACGCCTTGATGAGTTTCATCAAGCTCAACCTAAAATTCCTGTATTCGTATCCGAATACGGTGTAGATACTAATACAAAGTACCACTCCTATACGCCGCAAGTCCAAGATTATACGGAGGAATACCAGCTCTTATTCCATCATAATGCCCTGGAAACCTTCGATAAGCGAGTGTTTGTATTAGGCGGTTATGTATGGAACATGTTTGATTTCGGCAGTGCAAACAGAAATGAAGGCGGTGAAACAGGAAAGAACTTGAAGGGACTTGTTACCATTGACCGGAAAATCAAAAAGGATGCCTTTTATCTTTACAAAGCTTTCTGGTCTAAGGCTCCCTTCGTTCATTTAGCCGGCCGCCGATTTGTGAATAGACACCAAAAGCTCAATGATATCGTGATCCTGTCTAATGTGTCTCATGTCAAAGTTTATCTAAATCAGACTCTTCTTACCGAAATAAACAGCGGCGAACCGATGAAAATCGTGAAGGATGTTTCGTTTATCGAAGGGGAGAATTGCGTAAGAGTTGAAGGTACGGACGAGCATGGCGTCATCCATACGGATGAGATTGTGCTTCGTTATGCAGCGGAAATAGATCAAAGTTATATCCACGTTAAACCGGAAAAAGCAAAAAATGTCGTTAACTGGTTCGAAAAGTTTGATCTGTCCAATGCTGAGCCTATCGAATTGAGAGACGGGTATTATTCTACATTTGACACGATCGAAGACTTTTATGCCAATGAAGAGGCGAAAGCGGTATATCTTAAATATTTCGGAGATATGACCAATAATCCGTTCTTTGAGGTGATGAGAGGGGTCATGTCTATTCAGAAAATGTCCCAACTGGTGCAATTTAACATTGTCCCGGAATTGTTGGTAGTCATCAACAAAGAACTGAATGTGATAAAAAAATGA